One Triticum dicoccoides isolate Atlit2015 ecotype Zavitan chromosome 5B, WEW_v2.0, whole genome shotgun sequence genomic window carries:
- the LOC119307540 gene encoding tRNA(His) guanylyltransferase 2-like — protein MANSKYEYVKREFEFHRHLPASNWIVVRIDGCHFHRFSELHAFEKPNDERVLRLMNACATSMLEEFPDIVFAYGVSDEYSFVFREKTEFYKRRESKIISVCVSHFTSMYDMKWKDFFPNNDLKEPPYFDGRVVCYPNINTIRDYLAWRQVDCHINNQYNTCFWALVKSGKTEKEAHQALKGTFSKDKNKLLLQQFQVNYNDEPAMFRKGSSVYRDKVKTDDCGNPIKRTREAITVSNFDLIGPEFWENHQYILGEASDYLCLGGKEKYGYEYVKKFDNIHRLPYSNWTIVRISACQFDQFSLVHSFDKPNDETALRLMNACASLMMEQFPDIIFGYGFDNEYSFVFQEKTELYQRDERLIISSCSSCFTSFYMMKWKEYFPSKELVQPPHFQVEVSCYPEPRIVCDYLSRRQSECHNRNQYTTCFWMLVKSGEGENKAKEILKDTLPKDKNELLFQRFQMNYNNEPAMFRKGSCAYHQKVEASEDERWDVAVAHVDTGPHFWAKHSYVFDRR, from the exons ATGGCCAATAGCAAGTATGAGTATGTGAAGAGGGAGTTCGAGTTCCACCGCCACCTCCCGGCCTCCAACTGGATCGTCGTCCGCATCGATGGCTGCCATTTCCACCG attCTCGGAGTTGCATGCCTTTGAGAAACCAAATGATGAGAGAGTCTTACGATTGATGAACGCATGTGCCACTTCTATGCTCGAGGAATTCCCTGACATAGTGTTTGCTTATGGTGTTAGTGATGAGTACAG TTTTGTTTTCAGAGAGAAAACTGAATTCTATAAAAGGCGGGAAAG CAAAATTATCTCTGTATGTGTTTCTCACTTCACATCTATGTACGATATGAAGTGGAAAGATTTCTTTCCTAATAATGATTTGAAGGAGCCTCCATATTTTGATGGGCGAGTTGTATGCTATCCAAATATAAATACTATTCGTGATTATTTGGCATGGAGACAAGTGGACT GTCATATAAATAATCAGTACAATACATGCTTCTGGGCGTTGGTGAAGTCTGGAAAAACTGAAAAAGAGGCACATCAAGCATTGAAG GGAACATTTTCTAAGGACAAGAACAAGTTGCTTTTGCAACAGTTTCAAGTCAACTATAATGATGAACCGGCTATGTTTCGGAAAGGATCCAGTGTTTATCGAGATAAG GTCAAAACAGATGACTGTGGGAATCCCATAAAAAGAACCCGTGAGGCAATTACAGTGTCAAATTTTGATCTCATAGGTCCTGAGTTTTGGGAAAACCATCAATACATTCTTGGAGAAG CATCAGACTACCTGTGTCTTGGGGGGAAAGAAAAATATGGATATGAGTATGTGAAGAAGTTTGACAACATCCATAGGCTTCCATATTCTAATTGGACCATTGTTCGTATTAGCGCCTGCCAATTTGATCA ATTCTCACTGGTCCATTCATTTGACAAGCCAAATGATGAGACTGCTTTAAGATTGATGAACGCCTGTGCTTCATTGATGATGGAGCAATTtcctgatattatctttggctatggTTTTGACAATGAGTACAG CTTTGTGTTCCAGGAGAAGACTGAATTGTATCAGAGAGATGAGAG atTAATCATTTCTTCATGTTCATCATGTTTCACTTCCTTTTACATGATGAAGTGGAAAGAATATTTCCCCAGTAAAGAGCTAGTGCAGCCACCACACTTCCAAGTAGAAGTTTCCTGTTACCCAGAACCAAGGATCGTTTGTGATTATTTGTCCCGGAGGCAATCAGAAT GTCACAACAGAAATCAATACACTACATGCTTTTGGATGTTGGTGAAATCTGGAGAAGGCGAAAACAAAGCTAAGGAGATACTGAAG GACACATTACCAAAGGACAAGAATGAGTTACTTTTTCAgcgatttcaaatgaactacaacaATGAACCGGCTATGTTTCGAAAGGGTTCGTGTGCTTACCATCAAAAG GTGGAAGCCAGTGAAGATGAGCGGTGGGATGTGGCGGTGGCCCACGTAGACACGGGGCCACACTTTTGGGCAAAGCATTCTTATGTTTTCGACAGAAGATGA